The window GTGATTCCGCTCCATCCTGGAGCGCTAAAGTATTATCGCCAACGCGGCTACATCCATTAGCCGCCTATGTATTGCTTAGGGAAACAATGCCGGCAGCCTTCGTCGAAACGCCGCGCCTGCATCATTTCTATATTCTACAATCGTTCAGCTATGTGATTAGTCTGAATCTGAGAGATAGCGTCACTTACCCGACGTCCGCGGTGACGAAACGCTGGCCGCATCCAGGCCCAAGTGCTTGCGCGTGAGTTTAGCCAGTGCACGAGCGGCCGGATCGGGGCTTACTTCGAGTCGTAAGACCGTGCCGATTCGATCCTCCACCGGCCGATTCTGACCCATCTTGAACTTGCCCTCTATTGTGTCGATTTCGATCGCAAAGCCAACGATTTCCTTGAGCATCATCGCCTTGAAATCCGCCGGCAGTCTATTCGGCCATGGCTGCGGCATCCCTGCTTCATAATAGCCGACCAAGCGGTCGACCAGCGCGGAGAGCTGTTCGGGGTCATGGATCGGACGGGGAATTCCACGGACGTGCACGGTCGCATAGTTCCAGGTCGGAACCGCGGGCGAAGTCGCGTACCAGCTCGGCGAGACGTAGGCATGCGGTCCATCGAACATCACCAGACCTTGGCGCTCGCCGTCGAAGGAGCGCCATTGCGGATTGGCGCGCGCGAGGTGGCCGAGCAGTGTCCCGTGCCGGCCGCATGTGCGATCCAGGATCATGGGAAGACGAGTCGCAAGCGGTTGTTCGCCAACCACCGTGACG of the Candidatus Binataceae bacterium genome contains:
- a CDS encoding FMN-binding negative transcriptional regulator, with the translated sequence MYIPKAFEVTDSSTLYEFIAAYSFGTLVTVVGEQPLATRLPMILDRTCGRHGTLLGHLARANPQWRSFDGERQGLVMFDGPHAYVSPSWYATSPAVPTWNYATVHVRGIPRPIHDPEQLSALVDRLVGYYEAGMPQPWPNRLPADFKAMMLKEIVGFAIEIDTIEGKFKMGQNRPVEDRIGTVLRLEVSPDPAARALAKLTRKHLGLDAASVSSPRTSGK